From Alosa sapidissima isolate fAloSap1 chromosome 2, fAloSap1.pri, whole genome shotgun sequence, one genomic window encodes:
- the LOC121701035 gene encoding rho GTPase-activating protein 6-like codes for MRTSTCDMEDIVVFNRRISYLGDFTWSSVSGRTVPLQPSPIQSLSELERVRLQEVAYSRLHQDYDLTCQVTIPKDCQKRKKSLRRKLDSLSKEKSKDKEFVPQAFGMPLSQVIANDRAHKQRHDGHRGAEEHRGDAASDLVSSILHFTTKRPKELSSSNSSLSSTSETPSESATPGTPDSAPRARRRGGMSVDSITDLDDSESRLLEALQLSLPTEAGSKKEKHQDKKLSLNPIYRQVPRVVDCCCQHLERYGLQTVGIFRVGSSKKRVRQLRDEFDQGSEIQLDEEHSVHDVAALLKEFLRDMPDPLLTKELYTAFINCMSLDPVEQFSAMQLLVYLLPPCNSDTLHRLLEFLFTVAAHAEDTHNGEGQEITGNKMTSLNLATIFGPNLLHKQKSSDKEFMVQSSARAEESTTIIGIVQRMIDTYESLFMVSPDLQHEVLMSLLETDHDVVDYLLRRKASQWENPGLLRSDDSFSLSERHSCSDSNNVSSGEVSPYDNNSPVLTDRLLSPEPCEEDSRPRRPDKLSQEGPVSGRPGHISLSSACSTGSHRSISQSLAEGLDNQRGLQKRRAHTSSAVLDCQSHTPVTRVSSSPQTGSCFSQPQRSTEPRSQPGSSSLDDITLSRASPTRAFHSAKSWGRLDSTLPPPYPGFNRRASTPSPAAPTPPQVPPSIQVPRQPPQIRIPGPQMEASDEPSTPKALRPPNSPGWPVWQRDKWQIWQLLSSDSADTLPETLV; via the exons GGAGACTTCACCTGGAGCAGTGTGTCGGGGCGCACCGTGCCTCTGCAGCCCTCTCCCATCCAGAGCCTGTCGGAGCTGGAGCGTGTCCGTCTGCAGGAGGTAGCCTACAGCCGCCTGCACCAGGACTACGACCTGACCTGTCAGGTCACCATCcccaaag ATTGTCAGAAGCGCAAGAAGTCCCTGAGGAGGAAACTTGATTCATTATCCAAAGAGAAGAGTAAAGACAAAG AGTTTGTGCCCCAGGCGTTCGGAATGCCGCTGTCGCAGGTGATCGCTAACGATCGTGCGCATAAGCAGCGGCACGATGGCCACCGCGGAGCCGAAGAGCATCGGGGAGATGCCGCCTCTGACCTGGTTTCCTCCATCCTGCACTTCACCACCAAGCGGCCAAAGGAGCTCTCCAGCAGCAACTCCTCGCTCAGCTCCACTTCAGAGACGCCCAGCGAGAGCGCCACCCCCGGCACGCCCGATTCTGCACCACGCGCTCGCAGACGG GGTGGGATGTCTGTGGACTCCATCACAGACCTGGACGACAGTGAGTCTCGTCTGCTGGAGGCCCTGCAGCTCTCGCTGCCCACAGAGGCGGGCAGTAAGAAGGAGAAGCACCAGGACAAGAAGCTCAGCCTCAACCCCATCTACAGACAGGTGCCCAGGGTAGTGGACTGCTGCTGCCAGCACCTGGAGCGATATG GTTTGCAGACTGTTGGTATTTTCCGTGTAGGAAGTTCAAAGAAAAGAGTACGACAG CTGCGAGATGAATTTGACCAGGGCTCGGAGATCCAACTGGATGAGGAACACAGTGTCCATGATGTGGCAGCGCTTCTGAAAGAGTTTCTGCGGGACATGCCTGACCCCCTGCTCACTAAAGAGCTCTATACCGCATTCATCAACTGCATGT CACTAGACCCTGTGGAGCAGTTCAGCGCCATGCAGCTGCTGGTCTACCTGCTGCCTCCCTGCAACAGTGACACCCTGCACAGGCTCCTGGAGTTCCTGTTCACGGTAGCCGCCCACGCCGAAGACACCCACAACGGAGAAGGCCAAGAG ATTACAGGGAACAAGATGACCTCTCTGAACCTGGCCACCATCTTTGGGCCCAACCTCCTCCATAAACAGAAAAGCTCAGATAAAGAGTTCATGGTCCAGAGCTCTGCTCGGGCAGAAGAGAGCACCACCATCATCGGGATCGTCCAGAGGATGATCGACACGTATGAGTCACTCTTCATG GTGTCCCCTGACCTGCAACACGAGGTGCTGATGAGTCTGCTGGAGACGGACCATGACGTCGTGGACTACCTGCTGAGGAGGAAGGCGTCTCAGTGGGA gAACCCAGGCCTGCTGCGCTCCGACGACTCGTTCTCCCTGAGTGAGCGGCACTCCTGCAGCGACTCCAACAATGTGTCCAGTGGGGAGGTCTCCCCCTACGATAACAACTCCCCCGTGCTCACTGACCGACTGCTGTCCCCAGAGCCGTGTGAAGAAGACAGCCGGCCCCGCCGGCCAGACAAGCTGTCTCAGGAGGGCCCCGTCAGCGGGAGGCCGGGCCACATCAGCCTCTCCTCAGCCTGCAGCACAG GCTCCCACAGAAGCATATCCCAGAGCTTAGCAGAGGGCCTGGACAACCAGCGCGGCCTGCAGAAGCGGCGCGCACACACCTCCTCAGCAGTGCTGGACTGCCAGAGTCACACGCCGGTCACACGGGTCAGCAGCAGCCCACAGACAGGCAGTTGCTTCAGCCAACCGCAACGCAGCACGGAGCCCCGCAGCCAACCAGGATCAAGCAGCTTAGATGACATCACGCTCAGTAGAGCCTCCCCTACCAGAGCTTTTCACTCGGCCAAGAGTTGGGGCAGGCTGGACAGCACGTTGCCCCCTCCGTACCCAGGGTTCAACAGAAGGGCCAGTACCCCTTCACCAGCGGCACCCACACCACCCCAGGTGCCTCCGTCCATACAGGTACCACGGCAACCCCCACAGATCCGCATCCCCGGCCCCCAGATGGAGGCCTCTGACGAGCCGTCCACCCCAAAGGCCCTCAGGCCGCCCAACAGCCCAGGCTGGCCGGTCTGGCAGCGGGACAAGTGGCAGATATGGCAGCTGCTCTCCTCAGACAGCGCTGACACACTGCCAGAGACACTGGTGTGA